Proteins from a genomic interval of Rhodococcus rhodochrous:
- a CDS encoding helix-turn-helix transcriptional regulator — MTASRQASALRSEVRDIALGTADPVEFRHAVLDTIRRRIRYDIGCIALVDPASILFTSVTMLDADAPAGRAAETVAHIEYGTSRFANTYRKLARTRTGVQTIREAIDCDIRDSLPYSEILEPQGMDDEVRLVFRGRDGRVWGGGTLMRGPGRRFDADDVAALAGCVGEISDGLRLSLLRESPRLAADASPGGSGPAVVVVGADNEIESATPQAVEYLERLGAEGSFMLPAVVVAVRFRYEGAAARVVRARTEDGQWLVLRAGLLDGRGESARIVVAIEPAQPGQLVALTAALHGLTERETDVLARVLAGETRTEIARGLFISPYTAQDHLKSIYAKTGVNSRQELVARLFFTHCLPRVGTEIGPDGWFVEKPAPTNVPVGAHRKR; from the coding sequence ATGACCGCGTCACGGCAGGCGTCGGCGCTCCGCAGCGAGGTTCGGGACATCGCACTCGGAACCGCCGACCCGGTCGAGTTCCGGCACGCCGTCCTCGACACGATCCGGCGGCGCATCCGCTACGACATCGGATGTATCGCTCTCGTCGATCCGGCGAGCATATTGTTCACGTCCGTGACCATGCTCGACGCCGACGCCCCGGCCGGACGTGCCGCGGAGACGGTGGCGCACATCGAGTACGGCACGTCGCGCTTCGCGAACACCTACCGCAAGCTCGCCCGGACGCGCACCGGTGTCCAGACGATCCGCGAGGCGATCGACTGCGACATCCGCGATTCCCTGCCCTACAGCGAGATCCTCGAACCACAGGGGATGGACGACGAGGTGCGCCTCGTCTTCCGAGGCCGTGACGGGCGCGTCTGGGGCGGCGGCACTCTCATGCGCGGCCCCGGCCGACGCTTCGACGCCGACGACGTGGCGGCACTCGCGGGATGCGTGGGCGAGATCAGCGACGGACTGCGGTTGTCGTTGCTCCGCGAATCCCCTCGACTCGCGGCGGACGCATCGCCCGGCGGTTCCGGTCCCGCAGTCGTGGTCGTGGGCGCGGACAACGAGATCGAATCGGCCACTCCCCAGGCGGTGGAGTATCTGGAGCGACTCGGTGCCGAAGGTTCCTTCATGCTCCCTGCGGTGGTCGTCGCCGTCCGCTTCCGCTACGAGGGGGCTGCCGCGCGCGTCGTCCGTGCCCGTACGGAGGACGGTCAGTGGCTCGTCCTGCGGGCCGGGTTGCTCGACGGCCGAGGAGAATCGGCCCGGATCGTCGTCGCGATCGAACCGGCGCAGCCCGGTCAGCTCGTGGCTCTGACCGCTGCCCTTCACGGTCTCACCGAACGGGAGACCGATGTCCTCGCCCGCGTTCTCGCGGGCGAGACACGCACCGAGATCGCACGTGGACTGTTCATCAGTCCGTACACCGCACAGGACCACTTGAAGAGCATCTATGCGAAGACGGGTGTGAACAGTCGCCAGGAACTCGTCGCACGACTGTTCTTCACGCACTGCCTCCCCCGGGTCGGTACGGAGATCGGGCCGGACGGGTGGTTCGTCGAGAAGCCGGCGCCGACGAACGTCCCGGTCGGTGCACATCGGAAGAGGTGA
- a CDS encoding FAD-dependent monooxygenase, whose amino-acid sequence MSDLKDARVLIAGGGIGGVANALALAQKGAQVTLFERAPEFGEVGAGLQIGPHGSRILQSLGVYDEVIAKGVLPKNLVFRDAVTAEILTKVDLGHDYQQHYGGVYFVVHRSDLHSVLVEAAREAGADLRTNSTVTDVVTEGDTVRVVLENGEEHVGDVALGMDGLHSHLRPKLSDDKPVGSGYVAFRGTFPMNEVPLEEEIEDVVGYIGPRCHFIQYPLRQGEMLNQVAVFQSPAFLRGEEIWGSPDELAHAYDHCHESVQAALKYLWTDRWWPMFDRDPIDNWVDGRMILLGDAAHPPLQYLASGAVMALEDAKCFADYAAEDLQGDSANWPKILRDVNAERAPRCNRILTTGRMWGDLWHLDGAGREARNELFRTRDTSSYKYTDWLWGYSSDRNR is encoded by the coding sequence ATGTCCGATCTGAAGGACGCACGAGTTCTCATTGCCGGTGGCGGCATCGGCGGTGTCGCCAATGCCCTCGCCCTCGCGCAGAAGGGTGCTCAGGTCACGTTGTTCGAGCGTGCTCCCGAGTTCGGCGAGGTGGGCGCGGGCCTTCAGATCGGCCCGCACGGTTCGCGCATCCTGCAGTCGCTCGGTGTCTACGACGAAGTCATCGCGAAGGGCGTGCTGCCCAAGAACCTCGTCTTCCGTGATGCCGTGACCGCGGAGATCCTCACGAAGGTCGATCTCGGACACGACTACCAGCAGCACTACGGCGGCGTGTACTTCGTGGTGCACCGTTCGGATCTGCACTCGGTGCTCGTCGAGGCGGCCCGCGAGGCCGGTGCGGATCTGCGGACGAACTCGACGGTGACCGACGTGGTCACCGAGGGCGACACCGTGCGGGTCGTGCTGGAGAACGGTGAGGAGCACGTCGGCGACGTCGCTCTCGGCATGGACGGCCTGCACTCGCACCTGCGCCCCAAGTTGTCCGACGACAAGCCCGTCGGCTCGGGTTACGTCGCCTTCCGCGGCACCTTCCCGATGAACGAGGTTCCGCTCGAGGAGGAGATCGAGGATGTCGTGGGCTACATCGGCCCGCGCTGCCACTTCATCCAGTACCCGCTGCGCCAGGGCGAGATGCTCAACCAGGTGGCGGTCTTCCAGTCCCCCGCCTTCCTCCGCGGTGAGGAAATTTGGGGCAGCCCCGACGAACTCGCGCACGCCTACGACCACTGCCACGAGAGCGTGCAGGCCGCACTGAAGTACCTGTGGACCGACCGCTGGTGGCCGATGTTCGACCGCGACCCCATCGACAACTGGGTCGACGGCCGCATGATCCTGCTCGGCGACGCCGCGCACCCGCCGCTGCAGTACCTCGCCTCCGGGGCCGTGATGGCCCTCGAGGATGCGAAGTGCTTCGCAGACTACGCCGCCGAGGACCTGCAGGGCGACAGCGCGAACTGGCCGAAGATCCTGAGGGACGTCAACGCCGAACGCGCACCGCGCTGCAACCGCATCCTCACCACGGGACGCATGTGGGGCGACCTGTGGCACCTCGACGGTGCCGGCCGCGAGGCCCGCAACGAACTGTTCCGCACCCGCGACACCTCGAGCTACAAGTACACGGACTGGCTCTGGGGCTACAGCTCCGATCGCAACCGCTGA
- a CDS encoding MFS transporter has product MHLPNEASPTRAGGNITLPRAHVIAVIVCWLFVVFDGYDLIVYGNVISSLQDEWGISASTAGTLGSLAFVGMMIGAVLAGRLSDAIGRKNAVIGCVVVLSVFTALCAVAPGPVIFGLLRLVAGIGLGGLVPTSNALAAELVPDKWRAAVATMMMSGVPIGGSIAALVGIPVIPNWGWRPMFAFALIPLFVLVPLAIKVLPAHAVPKTHPDNSQGGFKELLGSRFRTISIMFAAVTVVTLLAWYGLGTWLPKLMQGEGTDLGNALTFSLALNLGAVAGSFITAWGGVRWGSVPTSIIAALIAGVALLTLLLDPPVAAVYLIFVFAGVGTHGTQALIIAAVASYYPDHLRGTALGWALGVGRIGAVAAPQIGGWLLAAGLGADSNFVLFGVSALISSLLLTVVWKKFPARHDSLRPIAAH; this is encoded by the coding sequence ATGCATCTCCCCAACGAGGCTTCACCGACGCGGGCCGGTGGCAACATCACCCTCCCCCGGGCCCACGTCATCGCGGTGATCGTCTGCTGGCTGTTCGTCGTCTTCGACGGATACGACCTCATCGTCTACGGCAACGTCATATCGAGCCTCCAGGACGAATGGGGCATCAGCGCCTCCACCGCCGGCACACTGGGAAGCCTCGCGTTCGTGGGCATGATGATCGGCGCGGTCCTCGCAGGCCGACTCTCCGACGCGATCGGCCGCAAGAACGCCGTCATCGGGTGCGTCGTCGTCCTCTCCGTCTTCACCGCCCTGTGCGCGGTAGCGCCCGGCCCCGTGATCTTCGGTCTGCTGCGTCTCGTCGCCGGCATCGGACTCGGCGGACTCGTGCCGACCTCGAACGCACTTGCCGCCGAACTGGTGCCGGACAAGTGGCGCGCCGCGGTCGCGACGATGATGATGTCGGGCGTCCCGATCGGCGGCTCGATCGCCGCTCTCGTCGGTATCCCGGTGATCCCCAACTGGGGCTGGCGTCCGATGTTCGCCTTCGCGTTGATCCCCCTGTTCGTCCTCGTTCCGCTGGCGATCAAGGTGCTGCCCGCGCATGCCGTGCCGAAGACCCATCCGGACAACTCCCAGGGTGGTTTCAAGGAACTGCTCGGGTCCCGTTTCCGCACCATCAGCATCATGTTCGCGGCCGTCACCGTCGTGACACTGCTCGCCTGGTACGGCCTCGGGACCTGGCTGCCCAAGCTCATGCAGGGTGAGGGCACCGACCTCGGCAACGCTCTCACGTTCTCGCTGGCCCTGAACCTCGGTGCGGTCGCCGGATCCTTCATCACCGCCTGGGGTGGCGTGCGGTGGGGTTCGGTCCCGACCAGCATCATCGCCGCGCTGATCGCCGGTGTCGCGCTGCTGACCCTGCTGCTCGACCCTCCGGTCGCCGCGGTGTACCTGATCTTCGTGTTCGCCGGTGTGGGCACCCACGGCACGCAGGCCCTGATCATCGCTGCGGTCGCGTCCTACTATCCCGACCACCTGCGCGGTACCGCGCTCGGCTGGGCCCTCGGTGTCGGCCGTATCGGCGCGGTGGCGGCCCCGCAGATCGGTGGCTGGTTGCTTGCCGCCGGCCTCGGCGCCGACTCCAACTTCGTCCTCTTCGGCGTCAGCGCACTGATCTCGTCGCTGCTGCTGACGGTGGTCTGGAAGAAGTTCCCCGCACGTCACGATTCGCTCCGCCCGATCGCCGCGCACTGA
- a CDS encoding IclR family transcriptional regulator — protein sequence MQNKPMGTIRKPTYMLESVDNALLLLQLLRDAGAIRLKDAAAELGTAPSTAHRLLAMLVYRGFAVQDEKRMYHPGPALGVGPASQGWTRDFTDLCRPHMEALAALADETVNLVIRVGSQARFLWTAEAASILRVGDRRGQVLPAELTAGGRILLAELPRAVLEQLYLRPADEPHISHGPSPAYETDRRMAIGEFEEFAHELEAARKLGFAVNVEQTEEGVAALGVVIRNGRGAAVGALTVAVPINRYRQHLRGKLVAQMQAAVRGIEVDVADIAGPDVPNSTVQK from the coding sequence ATGCAGAACAAGCCGATGGGCACGATCCGCAAGCCGACCTACATGCTCGAGTCGGTCGACAACGCGTTGCTACTGCTCCAGTTGCTCCGCGATGCAGGTGCGATCCGGCTCAAGGATGCGGCCGCGGAACTCGGGACGGCGCCATCCACCGCGCACCGCCTGCTCGCCATGCTCGTCTACCGCGGCTTCGCCGTGCAGGACGAGAAACGGATGTACCACCCGGGCCCGGCGCTCGGTGTCGGGCCGGCGAGTCAGGGGTGGACGCGGGACTTCACCGACCTCTGCCGCCCGCACATGGAAGCCCTCGCCGCGCTCGCCGACGAGACCGTCAACCTCGTGATCCGGGTGGGATCGCAAGCGCGCTTCCTGTGGACGGCAGAGGCGGCATCGATCCTGCGTGTGGGTGATCGCCGAGGTCAGGTGCTCCCCGCCGAGCTCACGGCGGGCGGACGCATCCTCCTGGCCGAGCTTCCTCGCGCGGTACTCGAACAGCTCTATCTACGGCCCGCGGACGAGCCCCACATCAGTCACGGGCCGAGCCCCGCCTACGAGACCGACCGCCGGATGGCGATCGGGGAGTTCGAGGAGTTCGCACACGAACTCGAGGCGGCACGGAAGCTGGGTTTCGCGGTCAATGTCGAGCAGACGGAGGAGGGCGTCGCGGCGCTCGGGGTGGTGATCCGCAACGGTCGGGGCGCGGCTGTCGGTGCCCTCACGGTGGCCGTGCCCATCAACCGCTACCGCCAGCATCTGCGCGGCAAATTGGTCGCGCAGATGCAGGCGGCGGTGCGGGGCATCGAGGTCGACGTCGCCGATATCGCCGGACCGGACGTCCCGAATTCCACTGTGCAGAAATAG
- a CDS encoding cupin domain-containing protein translates to MTATEPVDPELQKLYDDFETEHLNPLWTQLGDLMPMAPTSKAVPFVWKWSTLYPLAQRAGDLVPVGRGGERRAIALANPGLGGVPHVTPTLWAAIQYLGPKETAPEHRHSQNAFRFVVEGEGVWTVVNGDPVAMRRGDFLLTPGWNFHGHHNETDQPMAWIDGLDIPFVHYTDTGFFEFGSDGVTDEGTPDISRSERLWVHPGLRPLVGLDRKTSSPIACYRWEHTDRALNEQLALEDEGYAATPEPGHAAVRYTNPTTGGDVMPTIRAEFHRLRAGAHTRARRDVGSVVFQVFDGEGRFHLADKSHDVTKGDMIVVPSWVEWSLETDKGVDLFAFSDAPIVERLHFNRTIISEGA, encoded by the coding sequence ATGACTGCCACCGAGCCTGTCGATCCCGAGCTCCAGAAGCTGTACGACGACTTCGAGACCGAACACCTGAACCCGTTGTGGACCCAGCTCGGCGATCTGATGCCGATGGCCCCGACATCCAAGGCGGTTCCGTTCGTCTGGAAATGGTCGACGCTGTACCCGCTGGCCCAGCGCGCCGGTGATCTCGTGCCGGTCGGCCGCGGTGGTGAGCGTCGCGCGATCGCGCTCGCGAACCCCGGCCTCGGTGGTGTCCCGCACGTCACCCCCACGCTGTGGGCGGCGATCCAGTACCTCGGCCCGAAGGAAACCGCTCCCGAGCACCGGCACTCCCAGAATGCCTTCCGCTTCGTCGTCGAGGGCGAGGGGGTGTGGACCGTGGTCAACGGCGACCCGGTCGCCATGCGCCGCGGTGACTTCCTGCTCACTCCGGGCTGGAACTTCCATGGTCACCACAACGAGACCGATCAGCCGATGGCGTGGATCGACGGCCTCGACATCCCGTTCGTGCACTACACCGACACCGGCTTCTTCGAGTTCGGCTCCGACGGTGTCACCGACGAGGGCACCCCGGACATCTCCCGGTCCGAGCGACTGTGGGTCCACCCCGGTCTGCGCCCGCTCGTGGGCCTCGACCGCAAGACCAGCTCGCCGATCGCGTGCTACCGCTGGGAGCACACCGACCGTGCGCTGAACGAGCAGCTCGCCCTCGAGGACGAGGGTTACGCCGCTACCCCGGAACCCGGCCACGCCGCCGTCCGCTACACCAACCCCACCACCGGCGGCGACGTCATGCCGACGATCCGCGCCGAGTTCCACCGACTGCGCGCCGGCGCGCACACCCGCGCCCGCCGTGACGTCGGATCCGTGGTCTTCCAGGTCTTCGACGGTGAGGGCCGCTTCCATCTCGCAGACAAGAGCCACGACGTCACCAAGGGCGACATGATCGTCGTCCCGTCCTGGGTCGAGTGGTCGCTCGAGACCGACAAGGGTGTCGATCTCTTCGCCTTCTCCGACGCGCCGATCGTCGAGCGTCTGCACTTCAACCGCACCATCATCTCCGAAGGAGCCTGA
- a CDS encoding fumarylacetoacetate hydrolase family protein encodes MRLATLRLDGGTAAVRVDSDSSATVIDGYADLSALLADSNWKSVAEQASGKTVDLGSADYAPVVPAPGKIVCVGLNYATHIKEMGRDLPEYPTLFSKFKEALTGPYDDVVVPSYAGSQLDWEAELAVVIGKQAYQVSEADAAEYIAGYSVINDYTMRDYQYRTLQWDQGKTFEKTSGFGPFLDTDYQLGTAIETRLEGEVMQSSNTNDLVFTPAKLVDYISHIVTLQPGDVIITGTTGGVGHARKPARYIQNGEICEVTIEGLGTVRNKTIIK; translated from the coding sequence ATGCGTCTCGCCACCCTCCGCCTCGACGGCGGCACCGCCGCCGTCCGTGTCGACAGCGACTCCAGCGCCACCGTCATCGACGGCTACGCCGATCTGTCCGCGCTGCTCGCCGATTCGAACTGGAAGTCGGTCGCCGAGCAGGCATCCGGAAAGACCGTCGACCTCGGTTCCGCCGACTATGCCCCGGTCGTCCCCGCGCCGGGCAAGATCGTGTGCGTCGGCCTGAACTACGCGACCCACATCAAGGAGATGGGCCGCGACCTGCCGGAGTACCCGACCCTGTTCTCGAAGTTCAAGGAAGCCCTCACCGGCCCCTACGACGATGTGGTCGTTCCCTCCTACGCGGGGTCGCAGCTCGACTGGGAGGCCGAACTCGCCGTGGTCATCGGCAAGCAGGCCTACCAGGTCTCCGAGGCCGACGCCGCCGAGTACATCGCCGGCTACTCCGTGATCAACGACTACACGATGCGCGACTACCAGTACCGCACGCTGCAGTGGGATCAGGGCAAGACCTTCGAGAAGACCAGCGGTTTCGGTCCCTTCCTCGACACCGACTACCAGCTCGGCACCGCCATCGAGACCCGCCTCGAGGGCGAGGTCATGCAGTCGTCGAACACCAACGATCTGGTGTTCACCCCGGCCAAGCTCGTCGACTACATCTCGCACATCGTGACCCTGCAGCCGGGCGATGTCATCATCACCGGCACCACCGGCGGTGTCGGCCACGCCCGCAAGCCCGCTCGCTACATCCAGAACGGTGAAATCTGCGAGGTCACCATCGAGGGCCTCGGCACCGTCCGGAACAAGACGATCATCAAGTAG
- a CDS encoding maleylpyruvate isomerase family mycothiol-dependent enzyme, translating into MGFNDLDLSERLLIARRGTAYLSQRLAELTDDELDGPTLLEGWTRRHLVAHIGYNAAALCRLMDWAATGVETPMYSSTEQRAQEIAEGATLNPAALRNLFSHTVARLDEKWRHLPEAAWQSQVRTAQGRLVPAEETAWMRTREVWIHAVDLDNGGRFGDFPPVVLDSLLDDIVGMWRKKELGAGIALEVEGRDAVRVNGDAETIHTVRGDLAGVVRWAAGRGAVGVTGGELTPPRWL; encoded by the coding sequence GTGGGATTCAACGATCTCGACCTGTCCGAGCGGCTCCTCATCGCCCGGCGGGGCACGGCGTACCTGTCGCAGCGGCTCGCCGAGCTCACCGACGACGAACTCGACGGTCCCACCCTGCTCGAAGGGTGGACGCGCCGGCATCTCGTCGCGCACATCGGCTACAACGCCGCAGCATTGTGCCGCCTCATGGACTGGGCGGCGACCGGTGTCGAGACCCCGATGTACTCCTCCACCGAGCAGCGGGCGCAGGAGATCGCCGAGGGCGCGACGCTGAATCCCGCCGCTCTGCGGAACCTGTTCTCGCACACCGTTGCCCGCCTCGACGAGAAGTGGCGGCACCTGCCGGAGGCGGCGTGGCAGTCGCAGGTGCGCACCGCGCAGGGCCGGCTCGTGCCGGCCGAGGAGACCGCCTGGATGCGCACGCGCGAAGTGTGGATCCACGCGGTCGATCTCGACAACGGTGGACGCTTCGGCGACTTCCCGCCCGTCGTCCTCGATTCGCTGCTCGACGACATCGTCGGCATGTGGCGCAAGAAGGAGCTCGGTGCGGGCATCGCGCTCGAGGTCGAGGGACGCGACGCGGTCCGGGTGAACGGCGACGCCGAGACCATCCACACCGTCCGAGGCGATCTCGCCGGTGTCGTCCGCTGGGCGGCCGGTCGCGGCGCCGTCGGCGTCACCGGCGGAGAACTCACGCCGCCGCGCTGGCTCTGA
- a CDS encoding excalibur calcium-binding domain-containing protein: MKFRRIVAATLGCVALTVAAPSTATAFPLVDLLPKGIADLVPSGSFNPFAPPPAPPAPPAPPAPQAAPQVAPAPPARQAPAAPSGGFENCTEAWNAGAAPVHRNDPGYAPRLDRDNDGIGCELDPR, from the coding sequence ATGAAGTTCCGCCGCATCGTCGCTGCGACGCTGGGGTGTGTGGCTCTGACGGTCGCCGCACCGTCGACCGCCACCGCCTTCCCTCTCGTGGACCTGCTCCCGAAGGGCATCGCCGATCTCGTTCCGAGCGGATCGTTCAATCCGTTCGCTCCGCCGCCGGCACCTCCGGCTCCCCCTGCCCCGCCGGCACCCCAGGCGGCTCCGCAGGTCGCGCCGGCACCCCCGGCTCGTCAGGCTCCGGCCGCACCGAGCGGTGGGTTCGAGAACTGCACCGAGGCATGGAATGCGGGCGCTGCTCCGGTCCACCGCAACGACCCCGGATACGCTCCGCGTCTCGACCGCGACAACGACGGGATCGGCTGCGAGCTCGATCCGCGCTGA
- a CDS encoding ketoacyl-ACP synthase III: MQPFELNRHGRIVFPSNFVPELDFSTLSSVDHLDAVIRRDFDTKAPTVSEILSRHELGKYGSKFEIMRDMALNVFWADRFPLMMFERRVTRWGDVPRNRDDVYMPRLTPWPEAEERLGAVEEAYRALPRAWDSAAEDRIFDRLFAVFGSRRHFAGDLPTVKPTVPQLVSDPENITLRVRHYDPNHPVFGYDEILDCHEDVAELEALSRWSMVLHNQQPWDGSETELVRVADLKDDDYVVVSHPRNREVQRFINRVMSGKTRKATSYTRHEPVAPSAPYPAVDVRSEFAIAPRIDAIAVAHGDQVCTNEDLIRNTAYNWSPMSADEITAKTGIEQRRYTSGTFEDLALTAAKQAVAHAGVGPQDIGAVITCTCTSGRLIPSLATWISGELGIGQTHASFDLIAACAGLPYGLAEATRILQQVKRPVLVVCVEKFSDKIGTVRPSRMIFGDGAAAMVISPAAEGEAPDLEFFNSYASGPTSEVNSIIWPNPDFDNFITVYGPEVKTLAGRYLTQMLDEIKALPSPDDAERSLLDDIDLIVPHQANKTMVIELAANAGLSADRLYFNIEKVGNTSSASIPLAIHDAVRDGVITEPVRIFAPGFGAGAVAGYTVMRIDPKVVVPFEETDAG; the protein is encoded by the coding sequence ATGCAGCCATTCGAGCTCAATCGGCACGGCCGAATAGTCTTCCCTTCCAACTTTGTTCCCGAACTCGACTTCTCCACGCTGAGCAGCGTCGACCACCTCGACGCCGTCATCCGTCGCGACTTCGACACCAAGGCACCCACGGTCTCGGAGATCCTCTCCCGGCACGAACTGGGCAAGTACGGTTCGAAGTTCGAGATCATGCGGGACATGGCCCTCAACGTCTTCTGGGCCGACCGCTTCCCGCTGATGATGTTCGAGCGGCGCGTCACCCGCTGGGGCGACGTGCCCCGCAACCGCGACGACGTCTACATGCCGCGCCTGACTCCCTGGCCCGAGGCCGAAGAGCGGCTGGGCGCGGTCGAGGAGGCCTACCGCGCTCTCCCCCGCGCGTGGGACAGTGCCGCCGAGGACCGCATCTTCGATCGGCTCTTCGCGGTCTTCGGTTCGCGTCGCCACTTCGCCGGCGACCTGCCCACGGTCAAGCCGACTGTGCCGCAGCTGGTCTCCGATCCGGAGAACATCACCCTGCGTGTTCGCCACTACGATCCGAACCATCCCGTCTTCGGATACGACGAGATCCTCGACTGCCACGAGGACGTCGCCGAACTCGAGGCCCTGAGCCGCTGGTCGATGGTTCTGCACAACCAGCAGCCCTGGGACGGAAGCGAAACCGAACTCGTCCGGGTCGCGGACCTGAAGGACGACGACTACGTCGTGGTCTCCCATCCGCGCAATCGCGAGGTCCAGCGGTTCATCAACCGGGTCATGTCGGGCAAGACCCGCAAGGCCACCTCGTACACGCGGCACGAACCGGTGGCACCGTCTGCGCCCTACCCGGCCGTCGACGTGCGCTCGGAGTTCGCGATCGCACCCCGCATCGACGCGATTGCGGTCGCGCACGGCGACCAGGTGTGCACCAACGAGGACCTGATCCGCAACACCGCCTACAACTGGTCGCCCATGTCGGCCGACGAGATCACGGCCAAGACCGGGATCGAGCAGCGCCGGTACACCTCGGGAACCTTCGAGGACCTGGCCCTGACGGCGGCGAAGCAGGCGGTCGCCCACGCCGGTGTCGGCCCGCAGGACATCGGCGCGGTCATCACCTGCACGTGCACGAGCGGGCGGCTGATCCCGTCGCTGGCCACGTGGATCTCGGGCGAACTGGGCATCGGGCAGACCCATGCCTCGTTCGACCTGATCGCGGCGTGCGCGGGATTGCCCTACGGCCTGGCCGAGGCGACCCGCATCCTCCAGCAGGTCAAGCGTCCCGTCCTCGTGGTGTGCGTCGAGAAGTTCTCGGACAAGATCGGCACGGTCCGGCCGTCCCGCATGATCTTCGGTGACGGCGCCGCGGCAATGGTGATCTCGCCGGCCGCCGAGGGCGAGGCACCCGATCTCGAGTTCTTCAACAGCTACGCGAGCGGACCGACGAGCGAGGTCAACTCGATCATCTGGCCGAATCCGGACTTCGACAACTTCATCACGGTCTACGGACCCGAAGTGAAGACGCTCGCCGGTCGCTATCTGACGCAGATGCTCGACGAGATCAAGGCCCTCCCGTCCCCCGACGACGCCGAGCGTTCGCTGCTCGACGACATCGATCTCATCGTTCCCCACCAGGCGAACAAGACGATGGTCATCGAGCTCGCCGCGAACGCCGGACTCTCGGCCGACCGGTTGTACTTCAACATCGAGAAGGTCGGCAACACGTCGTCGGCGAGCATCCCGCTCGCGATCCACGACGCGGTCCGCGACGGGGTCATCACCGAACCGGTTCGCATCTTCGCTCCCGGCTTCGGTGCCGGAGCGGTGGCGGGGTACACCGTCATGCGGATCGACCCGAAGGTGGTCGTGCCGTTCGAGGAGACTGACGCCGGCTGA
- a CDS encoding 3-oxoacyl-ACP reductase family protein encodes MTSTIEPTSQIAAGGNKLRGRVAFVTGGTRGIGAAISRSLASQGATVAAGYGRNTAQADQFLADLNEKGRKDVRYSVHRGDVANADDCRRTIDEVIDTHGRLDILVNNAGITIDRTVLKMQDEDWDTVLGVNLSGAFYLAQAALRHMLERGTGRIVNVSSVIGETGNIGQANYAASKAGLFGLTKTLAKEAAFHLAKNDKLDPNGIGVTVNTVTPGFVATEMVESIPEKVLARITDTIPVKRLADPQEIARVVHFLAADASSYITGQVWGVNGGLDM; translated from the coding sequence ATGACCAGCACCATCGAACCCACTTCGCAGATCGCTGCCGGCGGAAACAAGCTCCGCGGACGCGTCGCCTTCGTCACCGGCGGCACGCGCGGCATCGGTGCGGCGATCAGCCGCAGCCTGGCGAGCCAGGGTGCCACCGTCGCCGCAGGCTACGGACGCAACACGGCTCAGGCGGATCAGTTCCTCGCAGACCTGAACGAGAAGGGCCGCAAGGACGTCCGTTACTCGGTGCACCGCGGCGACGTCGCGAACGCCGACGACTGCCGCCGCACCATCGATGAGGTCATCGACACGCACGGTCGCCTCGACATCCTGGTCAACAACGCCGGCATCACCATCGACCGCACGGTGCTGAAGATGCAGGACGAGGACTGGGACACCGTCCTCGGCGTGAACCTCTCGGGCGCGTTCTACCTGGCACAGGCCGCGTTGCGGCACATGCTCGAGCGCGGCACCGGACGCATCGTCAACGTCTCCTCCGTCATCGGCGAGACCGGCAACATCGGGCAGGCCAACTACGCGGCATCGAAGGCCGGCCTGTTCGGTCTCACCAAGACCCTCGCCAAGGAAGCGGCCTTCCATCTGGCCAAGAACGACAAACTGGACCCGAACGGCATCGGCGTCACCGTCAACACCGTCACCCCGGGCTTCGTCGCCACCGAGATGGTCGAGTCCATCCCCGAGAAGGTTCTCGCGCGCATCACCGACACCATCCCCGTGAAGCGACTCGCCGACCCGCAGGAGATCGCCCGGGTCGTGCATTTCCTCGCCGCGGACGCCTCCTCGTACATCACCGGTCAGGTGTGGGGCGTCAACGGCGGCCTGGACATGTGA